The sequence GGGTTGGCGTGAAAGTCCTGGTCTGTCTCGATCGAGACCTCCTGTACGAGGCCCTCTTGTCGGCGCTGACCTGGTGTTTGCCGCTATCGGCCCGGGATCGCGTTCTCGTCGCCCACGCGATCGCTCCACTACGCTGGATGCCCGGCTGGGCGGAGACGGAGCGCGACATCTTCGAGAGAGTCGACGACTTTCTCGAGCAAACGGCGGCTCGTGTCCGGCGGCTGGGCATAGCTGCCGAGCCGCTTCGCCTGGAGGGTGACGTGGCGACGGAGCTCTTGAAGGCGGCGGATGATCATGACGTGGACCTCGTTGCCCTGGGCGCCGTCGGCCAGGCACGAAGTCAGGACTTTCTCGTGGGCTCGGTCTCCGAGAAGGTGACCTCCCTCGGACCGCGGGACGTTCTCCTCGTGCGAGCCGCCGCGCCTCGAACGGACGGACGCTTCCGAGCGCTCCTCGCGGTGGACGGCTCGGACGCC comes from Vicinamibacteria bacterium and encodes:
- a CDS encoding universal stress protein, with translation MKVLVCLDRDLLYEALLSALTWCLPLSARDRVLVAHAIAPLRWMPGWAETERDIFERVDDFLEQTAARVRRLGIAAEPLRLEGDVATELLKAADDHDVDLVALGAVGQARSQDFLVGSVSEKVTSLGPRDVLLVRAAAPRTDGRFRALLAVDGSDASFEAVVSFAAKTRASEAVIEVLHVIEAPPLTWDLDPNLTGDPPVSDPPALRERADRALARSTEILYARGLTAKKALRRGMATAEILDEARTFEADLIVLGARGVQSRLPKPWRGTVARRVARHADCSVLIAAPA